A section of the Oryzias latipes chromosome 8, ASM223467v1 genome encodes:
- the LOC101155771 gene encoding protein phosphatase 1 regulatory subunit 35 produces the protein MSFPDLLSPPQSPSPAPLPLPSSSVICCPELDLSVTSSPAPNPLHTEVKPQTKSARPQGAPGRRKNSKVTFAELDVVAGAQQPSVAAALQPGRGRSKGRQHAHRASPEPSASNQDPSCLERAELNTTLALKAELQSLQEAEFDSEKALHETLQKSERTKNLINARATEVVNISRSQLLFHSLVSVDVQQEQLLSRVLKERLHLPPTASCPPTPTAEGPTLLFFKTSSLVHQKPLPQEEGLLDSKALPSPCPPRFAFDLYRRQRCWEAAP, from the exons ATGAGCTTCCCGGACCTCCTTTCTCCTCCTCAGTCTCCTTCACCTGCTCCCCTTCCACTTCCATCCTCCTCAGTCATTTGCTGCCCTGAGCTTGACCTGTCGGTCACGTCTAGCCCCGCCCCCAACCCTCTCCACACAGAGGTGAAGCCACAGACAAAGAGCGCACGCCCACAAGGAGCACCTGGAAGGAGGAAAAACTCAAAG GTGACGTTTGCAGAGCTGGACGTCGTCGCAGGAGCGCAACAGCCGTCTGTCGCTGCTGCCCTGCAGCCAGGGAGGGGGCGGAGCAAAGGCCGTCAGCATG CCCACAGAGCTTCACCAGAACCTTCTGCATCCAACCAAGACCCAAGCTGTCTGGAGAGGGCGGAGCTAAACACCACTCTGGCTCTGAAGGCGGAGCTTCAGTCATTGCAG GAGGCGGAGTTTGACTCTGAGAAGGCTCTTCACGAGACTCTGCAGAAGTCCGAGAGGACCAAGAACCTGATCAATGCCAGAGCCACTGAAG tGGTGAACATCTCCCGCTCTCAGCTCCTCTTCCACTCGCTGGTGAGCGTGGACGtgcagcaggagcagctccTCAGTCGGGTCCTGAAGGAGCGGCTGCACCTCCCCCCCACGGCCAgctgtccccccacccccacagccGAGGGGCCCACACTACTCTTCTTCAAGACCAGCAGCCTTGTTCACCAGAAGCCCCTCCCACAAGAGGAGGGGCTTCTTGACAGTAAAGCACTTCCCTCACCATGCCCCCCCCGGTTCGCCTTTGATCTGTACAGACGGCAGAGATGCTGGGAGGCGGCGCCGTGA
- the prmt1 gene encoding protein arginine N-methyltransferase 1 isoform X1: MAAPAERMEVSQGESSAKPAAEDMTSKDYYFDSYAHFGIHEEMLKDEVRTLTYRNSMFYNKHLFKDKVVLDVGSGTGILCMFAAKAGAKKVIGIECSSISDYAVKIVKANNMDDVVTIIKGKVEEVELPVDKVDIIISEWMGYCLFYESMLNTVIYARDKWLKPDGLIFPDRATLYVTAIEDRQYKDYKIHWWENVYGFDMSCIKEVAIKEPLVDVVDPKQLVSNSCLIREVDIYTVKAEDLTFTSPFCLQVKRNDYIHALVTYFNIEFTRCHKRIGFSTSPESPYTHWKQTVFYLEDYLTVKSGEEIFGTISMKPNVKNNRDLDFTVDVDFTGQLCTMTKSLEYRMR; the protein is encoded by the exons ATGGCGGCGCCAGCAGAGAGGATGGAG GTTTCTCAGGGAGAGAGCTCAGCCAAGCCTGCAGCTGAAGACATGACATCCAAGGACTACTACTTCGACTCCTACGCCCACTTTGGGATCCACGAG GAGATGCTGAAGGACGAGGTCCGGACCCTGACCTACCGCAACTCCATGTTCTACAACAAGCACCTGTTCAAGGACAAGGTGGTGCTGGATGTGGGCAGCGGGACGGGCATCCTCTGCATGTTCGCGGCTAAAGCCGGAGCCAAGAAAGTCATCGGG ATAGAATGCAGCAGCATTTCTGACTACGCCGTCAAAATAGTGAAGGCCAACAACATGGATGACG TTGTGACCATCATCAAGGggaaggtggaggaggtggagctgCCGGTGGACAAGGTCGACATCATCATATCGGAGTGGATGGGCTACTGTCTGTTCTACGAGTCCATGCTCAACACAGTCATCTACGCCCGCGACAAGTGGCTG AAGCCGGACGGACTCATTTTCCCTGACAGAGCTACTCTATACGTCACGGCCATTGAAGACCGGCAGTACAAGGACTACAAAATCCACT GGTGGGAGAACGTGTACGGCTTCGACATGTCCTGTATCAAGGAGGTGGCCATTAAGGAACCGCTGGTAGACGTGGTGGATCCCAAACAGCTGGTCAGCAACTCCTGCCTGATCCGG GAGGTGGACATCTACACGGTGAAGGCCGAGGACCTGACCTTCACCTCGCCCTTCTGCCTGCAGGTGAAGAGGAACGACTACATCCACGCGCTGGTCACTTACTTCAACATCGAGTTCACTCGCTGCCACAAGAGGATCGGCTTCTCCACCA GTCCAGAGTCCCCCTACACTCACTGGAAGCAGACGGTCTTCTACCTGGAGGACTACCTGACGGTGAAGAGCGGAGAGGAGATCTTCGGCACCATCAGCATGAAGCCAAACGTCAAAAACAAC AGAGACCTGGACTTCACCGTGGACGTGGACTTCACGGGTCAGCTGTGCACGATGACCAAGTCCCTGGAGTACCGGATGCGTTAG
- the prmt1 gene encoding protein arginine N-methyltransferase 1 isoform X2 — MAAPAERMEGESSAKPAAEDMTSKDYYFDSYAHFGIHEEMLKDEVRTLTYRNSMFYNKHLFKDKVVLDVGSGTGILCMFAAKAGAKKVIGIECSSISDYAVKIVKANNMDDVVTIIKGKVEEVELPVDKVDIIISEWMGYCLFYESMLNTVIYARDKWLKPDGLIFPDRATLYVTAIEDRQYKDYKIHWWENVYGFDMSCIKEVAIKEPLVDVVDPKQLVSNSCLIREVDIYTVKAEDLTFTSPFCLQVKRNDYIHALVTYFNIEFTRCHKRIGFSTSPESPYTHWKQTVFYLEDYLTVKSGEEIFGTISMKPNVKNNRDLDFTVDVDFTGQLCTMTKSLEYRMR; from the exons ATGGCGGCGCCAGCAGAGAGGATGGAG GGAGAGAGCTCAGCCAAGCCTGCAGCTGAAGACATGACATCCAAGGACTACTACTTCGACTCCTACGCCCACTTTGGGATCCACGAG GAGATGCTGAAGGACGAGGTCCGGACCCTGACCTACCGCAACTCCATGTTCTACAACAAGCACCTGTTCAAGGACAAGGTGGTGCTGGATGTGGGCAGCGGGACGGGCATCCTCTGCATGTTCGCGGCTAAAGCCGGAGCCAAGAAAGTCATCGGG ATAGAATGCAGCAGCATTTCTGACTACGCCGTCAAAATAGTGAAGGCCAACAACATGGATGACG TTGTGACCATCATCAAGGggaaggtggaggaggtggagctgCCGGTGGACAAGGTCGACATCATCATATCGGAGTGGATGGGCTACTGTCTGTTCTACGAGTCCATGCTCAACACAGTCATCTACGCCCGCGACAAGTGGCTG AAGCCGGACGGACTCATTTTCCCTGACAGAGCTACTCTATACGTCACGGCCATTGAAGACCGGCAGTACAAGGACTACAAAATCCACT GGTGGGAGAACGTGTACGGCTTCGACATGTCCTGTATCAAGGAGGTGGCCATTAAGGAACCGCTGGTAGACGTGGTGGATCCCAAACAGCTGGTCAGCAACTCCTGCCTGATCCGG GAGGTGGACATCTACACGGTGAAGGCCGAGGACCTGACCTTCACCTCGCCCTTCTGCCTGCAGGTGAAGAGGAACGACTACATCCACGCGCTGGTCACTTACTTCAACATCGAGTTCACTCGCTGCCACAAGAGGATCGGCTTCTCCACCA GTCCAGAGTCCCCCTACACTCACTGGAAGCAGACGGTCTTCTACCTGGAGGACTACCTGACGGTGAAGAGCGGAGAGGAGATCTTCGGCACCATCAGCATGAAGCCAAACGTCAAAAACAAC AGAGACCTGGACTTCACCGTGGACGTGGACTTCACGGGTCAGCTGTGCACGATGACCAAGTCCCTGGAGTACCGGATGCGTTAG
- the LOC101172738 gene encoding acidic repeat-containing protein, whose translation MASLRSFILALLLALLCSFHTPLAPTAKAQDLPFRYEQGLMADDDDDDDDDDDDDDDDDDDDDDEDDDDDDDDDDDDDDDDDDDDDDDDDDDDDDDDDDDDDDDDDDDDDDDDDDDDDDDDDDDDDDDDDDDDDDDDDDDDDDDDDDDDDDDDDDDDDDDDDDDDDDDDDDDDDDDDDDDDHGDDADEEKEDGAYHKGSLCSYCEFCEHCDSCDKCPCEEGDESEHCDDCKMCTYCHVCPLCETACKPGGFVDEVTGSIYKTVADIFDDDDDDDDDKDAN comes from the exons ATGGCATCGTTGAGAAGTTTCATTCTTGCACTGCTGCTGGCACTGCTCTGCTCCTTCCACACCCCGCTGGCCCCCACCGCCAAGGCGCAGGATCTGCCATTCCGTTACGAGCAGGGTCTGATGGCTGACGACgacgatgatgacgatgatgatgatgacgatgatgacgacgatgatgatgatgatgatgacgaagatgatgatgatgatgatgacgatgacgACGATGACGACGATGACGATGATGACGATgacgacgatgatgatgatgacgacgacgacgatgatgacgatgatgatgacgacgatgatgatgatgatgatgatgatgatgacgacgacgatgatgatgacgacgatgatgatgacgatgatgatgacgacgatgatgatgatgatgatgatgatgacgacgacgacgatgatgacgacgacgacgacgatgatgatgacgatgacgacgatgatgatgacgatgatgatgacgacGATGACgacgatgacgatgatgatgatgatgacgatgatgatgacgacGATGATCATGGAG ATGATGCTGATGAAGAGAAGGAGGACGGTGCCTACCACAAAGGCTCTCTGTGCTCTTATTGTGAATTCTGTGAG CACTGCGACAGCTGTGACAAATGTCCCTGCGAGGAAGGAGACGAGTCCGAACACTGTGATGACTGCAAG ATGTGCACTTACTGCCACGTGTGTCCTCTCTGTGAAACTGCTTGCAAGCCTG gAGGTTTTGTGGATGAAGTGACTGGATCCATCTACAA GACTGTAGCTGACatctttgatgatgatgatgatgatgatgatgacaagGATGCCAACTGA